One Endozoicomonas gorgoniicola DNA window includes the following coding sequences:
- a CDS encoding glycosyltransferase, which yields MKVLHVSETLKGGIETYLSELIPLQTKKGYEVNLISQKNNIRGIRQYNFKNRGRLTNLVSLLILSLFFIIRERPDVVHIHSSFAGVIRPFVYLAKRLFFIKMRIIYCSHGWPFTISPNQAINFTYKVIERFLSFFCDCIICISSDEANQAIKLGINSNKLSVIHNGVSDSKAISDNSEENENILKLLFVGRFDRQKGIDVLLEAFEKSKRSDIQLNLVGDFVVSNSSLLKDGYKLNKKIKWYGWLDRNDIENIYYESTATVVSSRWEGFGLVAIESLRAGTPIICSAVGGLLDICQHGINGYQFNLSVDELTKVIDSLDKHALNIMGNAARQTYLSNFTAEKMFQKTDILYHPEPTFDLSSADASGTDLRS from the coding sequence ATGAAAGTACTGCATGTATCGGAAACTTTGAAAGGTGGGATAGAAACCTACCTTTCTGAGCTTATTCCGCTTCAAACCAAGAAGGGCTATGAAGTCAATTTGATTTCACAGAAAAATAACATTAGAGGAATAAGGCAGTATAATTTTAAAAATAGAGGTCGCCTAACAAATCTTGTCTCATTACTCATTTTAAGTCTATTTTTTATTATCCGTGAAAGACCTGACGTTGTACATATACATAGTTCTTTTGCTGGTGTCATTCGACCATTTGTTTATCTTGCGAAAAGGCTTTTCTTTATAAAAATGAGAATAATTTATTGTTCTCACGGGTGGCCTTTTACTATCTCTCCAAATCAAGCTATAAACTTTACATATAAAGTAATAGAGCGTTTTTTATCATTTTTTTGTGACTGTATCATTTGTATATCAAGCGATGAGGCCAATCAAGCAATAAAGTTAGGAATAAATTCTAATAAGCTTTCAGTGATCCATAATGGTGTTTCTGACAGTAAAGCTATTAGTGATAATTCCGAAGAAAACGAAAATATTTTGAAATTACTTTTTGTTGGTAGGTTTGATCGTCAAAAAGGAATAGATGTTTTATTAGAGGCATTTGAGAAGAGTAAGCGTAGCGATATACAATTAAATCTTGTTGGTGATTTTGTGGTATCTAACTCTTCACTTCTGAAGGATGGCTATAAGCTCAATAAAAAAATTAAATGGTATGGTTGGTTAGATAGAAATGATATTGAAAATATATATTATGAATCTACAGCAACAGTTGTTTCATCTCGTTGGGAAGGTTTTGGACTTGTTGCAATCGAAAGCCTTCGTGCAGGTACCCCGATAATTTGTAGTGCAGTTGGAGGGCTACTGGATATTTGTCAACATGGCATAAATGGATATCAATTTAACCTTTCAGTTGATGAACTGACAAAAGTCATTGATAGCTTGGACAAGCACGCTCTTAATATAATGGGTAATGCAGCAAGGCAAACCTATCTCTCAAATTTCACTGCCGAAAAAATGTTCCAAAAAACAGATATTCTATACCATCCAGAACCAACCTTTGATCTATCTTCTGCTGATGCCAGCGGCACTGATTTAAGGTCGTAG
- a CDS encoding glycosyltransferase family 2 protein: protein MIKYSVIVPVYNTHKELVNILAWFERVQAERAEYDIELVIVDDGSAQKLNKKFASNIQYYYKENGGVSSARNSGLKKAKGSFVLFLDSDDSYTDDIFTVLDNKLKLHKDSKIITFSFIKALNKKNKIIKNKPGLYAQSVFLKKYFTKEVKLHICGFAFSREFLLKENLLFDEKISHSEDILFVVETLFKTDNVLVIDSILFTYNCRENSAINSPFGHKALTHFAALDFISRNKNTDNAKYINFFLITCYINLLVFLIKNKTRDELTIDMFIKYKKILNERVYINLSRASVIVNLFRIIRFLDDKMYGYFLKKVALR, encoded by the coding sequence ATGATAAAATACTCTGTGATTGTACCCGTTTACAATACTCATAAAGAATTGGTAAATATTCTTGCATGGTTTGAGCGGGTTCAGGCTGAAAGGGCTGAGTATGATATTGAACTGGTTATAGTTGATGATGGTTCTGCTCAAAAGCTCAATAAAAAATTTGCTAGTAATATTCAATATTACTATAAAGAAAATGGTGGTGTATCAAGTGCTAGAAATTCTGGATTGAAAAAAGCAAAAGGCAGCTTTGTTCTATTCCTTGATTCGGATGATTCTTACACAGATGATATATTCACTGTACTTGATAATAAGCTGAAACTTCATAAAGACAGTAAAATTATTACATTTTCATTTATTAAAGCCCTTAATAAAAAAAATAAGATTATTAAAAACAAGCCAGGGCTATATGCGCAATCTGTTTTTTTGAAAAAATACTTCACAAAAGAAGTCAAGTTGCATATATGCGGTTTTGCTTTTAGTCGTGAATTTCTTTTAAAAGAAAACTTGTTGTTTGATGAAAAAATATCTCATAGTGAAGATATATTGTTTGTTGTGGAGACGCTGTTTAAAACAGACAATGTTTTAGTTATCGATAGCATTCTATTTACATATAACTGTAGAGAAAACTCAGCAATAAATTCACCGTTCGGTCATAAAGCATTAACGCATTTTGCTGCACTTGATTTTATTTCTCGAAATAAAAATACTGATAATGCAAAATATATTAATTTTTTTCTTATTACCTGCTATATCAATCTTCTTGTGTTTTTAATAAAAAACAAAACTAGAGATGAATTGACTATTGATATGTTTATCAAGTATAAAAAAATACTTAATGAGCGAGTTTATATTAATCTGTCCCGAGCATCCGTGATTGTGAACCTGTTTCGAATTATTCGATTTTTAGATGATAAGATGTATGGCTATTTCTTAAAAAAGGTAGCTTTAAGGTGA
- a CDS encoding IS1380 family transposase produces MNKFTQEQLRFHPSNGKTIRADFNGGELSSDFGALMLRETMLHSGIISRLTDGIDDKRHQSYIDHTLQELIAQRVLQMACGYEDANDSNHLRKDPIFKLANGRNPLDDDNHLASAPTYTRLGQSMTKRDIYNMTKALADHFISSYEYPPLAIIIDLDHTPAITHGGQQMNLFNAKYQDYCYLPLMIFEGLSGKLITSILRPGKTPTGRENAAILQRLIKLIRTRWPKTHLLVRGDSHFAQPELMQVVQDDPHSDYVLGKGAGHKTALRPKAKELLDEARKALDVKTGLAKLNNMPEPERLRLYGETDYQAKSWKGLDTRIIYKAEVNQKGDNPRFIVTSMMEASPEEIYEDLYCPRGQDENFIKHLKSDLSGDRLSDQGFLANHLRMFYACAAYVLHYELRTKALKGTELEKAQPSTVITKLCKVAVKVVEYKDRIKLHLPRSCPIKGLLQHITEVFYSMPLPRPG; encoded by the coding sequence ATGAACAAATTTACACAAGAACAGCTTCGTTTTCACCCCTCCAACGGAAAAACTATCCGGGCAGACTTCAATGGCGGAGAATTATCCTCTGATTTTGGCGCCCTGATGCTACGTGAAACAATGCTTCACAGCGGTATCATATCCAGGCTGACTGACGGCATTGACGATAAACGTCATCAATCCTACATCGACCACACCCTGCAAGAACTCATTGCCCAAAGAGTTTTGCAAATGGCCTGTGGTTATGAAGATGCAAACGACAGCAACCATCTGCGTAAAGACCCAATCTTTAAGCTTGCCAATGGAAGAAACCCACTGGACGATGATAACCATCTGGCTTCCGCTCCAACGTATACAAGGCTTGGTCAGTCCATGACCAAACGGGATATTTATAATATGACCAAAGCACTGGCTGATCACTTCATCAGCAGTTATGAATACCCGCCATTAGCCATCATTATCGACCTGGATCATACGCCTGCTATCACCCATGGCGGCCAGCAGATGAACCTGTTCAACGCCAAATATCAAGACTACTGTTACTTGCCCTTAATGATCTTTGAGGGGCTCAGCGGCAAGCTGATCACTTCGATCCTGCGTCCTGGAAAAACACCCACAGGCCGAGAGAATGCAGCTATTCTCCAGCGCCTCATTAAGCTGATCCGTACAAGATGGCCGAAAACCCATTTACTGGTTCGTGGGGATAGCCACTTTGCCCAACCAGAGTTAATGCAGGTTGTTCAGGATGACCCTCACTCCGACTACGTGCTGGGAAAAGGCGCAGGACACAAGACGGCCTTGCGACCTAAAGCCAAAGAGTTGCTGGATGAAGCGCGGAAAGCTCTCGACGTTAAAACCGGGCTGGCAAAACTGAACAACATGCCAGAGCCTGAGCGACTCAGGCTCTACGGAGAAACGGACTATCAGGCAAAAAGCTGGAAAGGGCTGGACACCCGGATAATCTATAAGGCAGAGGTCAACCAGAAAGGCGACAATCCCCGCTTTATTGTGACTTCGATGATGGAGGCTTCCCCCGAGGAAATATATGAAGACCTTTATTGTCCCAGAGGGCAGGATGAGAACTTCATTAAGCATCTGAAAAGTGATTTGTCCGGTGATCGCTTGTCAGATCAAGGCTTTCTGGCAAATCACCTGAGAATGTTTTACGCCTGCGCTGCTTATGTTCTTCACTATGAGCTGAGAACCAAGGCACTGAAAGGTACGGAGCTGGAAAAGGCACAGCCATCAACCGTGATCACAAAACTTTGTAAGGTCGCGGTTAAAGTGGTTGAGTATAAAGACCGAATCAAACTTCACTTGCCCCGCAGCTGTCCAATAAAAGGGCTTTTGCAGCATATAACCGAAGTCTTTTATTCAATGCCGCTGCCTCGACCGGGATAG
- a CDS encoding sugar transferase, with amino-acid sequence MSELLSKRSFIPIVLFVLSDLILAISSGLIAYNLRFGNNNPDDYYQMIMLVFGLLSVISFGINGVHDIWRGTAWYQRIWKLFLSWAMAFAMLFAVLVAFKISDSYSRIWLSFWMGTHLALILLVRGLFSVSIRHYRMTEEHAKSVLIIGHGRSYKKTIKQFTKPNEDGFLIKDQIEFESLEQTLVDLKQRIYEGQHFDGYWICLPLKYSAAVRNIVHELRHETGNIRFMPGIRDLPLINHQVTPIGGIYSLGISISPMDDFNRFVKRLEDIVLSSIILVLISPVCLMVAAAIKLTSPGPVLFKQYRHGRNKKKIKIYKFRSMKVHNETNGKVTQATKGDSRVN; translated from the coding sequence ATGAGTGAACTTTTATCTAAACGTTCTTTTATTCCGATTGTTTTATTTGTTCTGTCGGATCTTATATTAGCTATAAGCAGTGGTTTGATTGCTTATAACTTGCGCTTCGGTAACAATAACCCTGATGATTACTATCAGATGATTATGCTGGTGTTTGGTCTGTTATCGGTCATTTCCTTTGGTATTAATGGTGTACACGACATCTGGCGTGGCACAGCCTGGTATCAAAGAATCTGGAAGCTGTTTTTAAGCTGGGCTATGGCATTCGCAATGCTATTTGCCGTATTGGTGGCCTTTAAAATATCTGATAGTTATTCAAGAATCTGGCTTTCGTTTTGGATGGGTACGCACCTTGCATTAATCCTGTTAGTACGTGGATTGTTTTCAGTGAGTATTCGTCATTACCGTATGACGGAAGAGCATGCTAAATCAGTTTTGATTATTGGCCATGGTCGAAGCTATAAGAAAACAATTAAACAGTTCACCAAACCCAATGAAGATGGTTTTTTGATTAAAGATCAAATTGAATTTGAATCATTGGAACAGACACTGGTTGATTTGAAACAAAGGATTTATGAAGGTCAGCATTTTGATGGTTACTGGATTTGTCTGCCGTTAAAATACAGTGCAGCAGTACGGAATATTGTTCATGAACTAAGGCATGAGACAGGCAATATCCGCTTTATGCCGGGAATTCGAGATTTACCGCTGATAAATCATCAGGTGACGCCTATTGGCGGCATCTATTCTCTGGGTATCAGTATCAGCCCGATGGATGACTTCAATCGTTTTGTTAAACGGCTTGAAGATATCGTTCTTTCGAGCATCATTCTTGTTTTGATCAGTCCGGTTTGTCTGATGGTAGCTGCTGCCATTAAGCTGACATCCCCGGGACCCGTGTTATTTAAACAGTACCGTCACGGCAGGAACAAGAAAAAAATCAAAATTTATAAGTTCCGTTCAATGAAGGTACATAACGAAACCAATGGCAAAGTCACTCAGGCGACTAAAGGTGATAGCCGAGTTAACTGA